The Primulina eburnea isolate SZY01 chromosome 13, ASM2296580v1, whole genome shotgun sequence genome includes a region encoding these proteins:
- the LOC140809374 gene encoding replication protein A 70 kDa DNA-binding subunit B-like isoform X1 — MVGTYCGKTKFEYIMGGKTIKDCEEIKLEQLMDKNISLTQDMHYCFKATICDIENKSKPWYDACASCLKATIQTTKGINCANCTKQPVQIMQRYRLTMTVQDNDTSGRLTLFEDVASDFIGCSVDEYIELLNKEQNETKFPIALENSIKEEHVFLFKMDPEIVKQKKELSIVVEGFQRPFLDIFDTNQPGKQVSATSFHDRKREKKNRFTENYKKVR, encoded by the exons ATG GTTGGAACATATTGTGGGAAAACAAAGTTTGAATATATTATGGGCGGCAAAACAATCAAAGATTGTGAGGAAATCAAACTAGAGCAATTGATggataaaaatatttctttgacaCAG GACATGCATTACTGCTTTAAGGCAACTATATGTGATATTGAGAATAAATCAAAACCATGGTATGATGCCTGTGCCAGTTGTCTCAAAGCAACCATCCAAACAACGAAAGGAATAAATTGTGCAAATTGCACAAAACAACCAGTTCAAATTATGCAAAG GTATCGGTTAACAATGACAGTGCAAGATAATGACACATCAGGAAGACTTACCTTATTTGAAGATGTTGCCTCAGATTTTATTGGTTGCTCGGTGGATGAATATATTGAATTACTCAATAAG GAACAGAATGAGACAAAATTTCCCATTGCTCTTGAGAACTCAATCAAGGAAGAGCATGTGTTTCTTTTCAAGATGGATCCAGAAATTGTTAAACAGAAAAAAGAACTGTCTATAGTAGTGGAAGGCTTCCAAAGGCCATTCCTAGATATCTTCGACACCAACCAGCCTGGAAAGCAAGTGTCGGCAACCAGTTTCCATGATCgcaaaagggaaaaaaaaaacagattcACCGAAAACTACAAAAAAGTTAGATGA
- the LOC140809374 gene encoding replication protein A 70 kDa DNA-binding subunit B-like isoform X2: MDMHYCFKATICDIENKSKPWYDACASCLKATIQTTKGINCANCTKQPVQIMQRYRLTMTVQDNDTSGRLTLFEDVASDFIGCSVDEYIELLNKEQNETKFPIALENSIKEEHVFLFKMDPEIVKQKKELSIVVEGFQRPFLDIFDTNQPGKQVSATSFHDRKREKKNRFTENYKKVR, from the exons ATG GACATGCATTACTGCTTTAAGGCAACTATATGTGATATTGAGAATAAATCAAAACCATGGTATGATGCCTGTGCCAGTTGTCTCAAAGCAACCATCCAAACAACGAAAGGAATAAATTGTGCAAATTGCACAAAACAACCAGTTCAAATTATGCAAAG GTATCGGTTAACAATGACAGTGCAAGATAATGACACATCAGGAAGACTTACCTTATTTGAAGATGTTGCCTCAGATTTTATTGGTTGCTCGGTGGATGAATATATTGAATTACTCAATAAG GAACAGAATGAGACAAAATTTCCCATTGCTCTTGAGAACTCAATCAAGGAAGAGCATGTGTTTCTTTTCAAGATGGATCCAGAAATTGTTAAACAGAAAAAAGAACTGTCTATAGTAGTGGAAGGCTTCCAAAGGCCATTCCTAGATATCTTCGACACCAACCAGCCTGGAAAGCAAGTGTCGGCAACCAGTTTCCATGATCgcaaaagggaaaaaaaaaacagattcACCGAAAACTACAAAAAAGTTAGATGA